In Dromiciops gliroides isolate mDroGli1 chromosome 4, mDroGli1.pri, whole genome shotgun sequence, one DNA window encodes the following:
- the KLHL32 gene encoding kelch-like protein 32 isoform X2 translates to MDELLQYIRFGLMDVDTLHTVALSHPLVQASETATALVNEALEYHQSIYAQPVWQTRRTKPRFQSDTLYIIGGKKREVCKVKELRYFNPVDQDNALIAAIANWSELEPMPVGRSHHCVAVMGDFLFVAGGEVEHATGRTCAVRTACRYDPRSNSWAEIAPMKNCREHFVLGAMDEYLYAVGGRNELRQVLPTVERYCPKKNKWTFVQSFDRSLSCHAGYVADGLLWISGGVTNTAQYQNRLMVYEPNQNQWISRSPMPQRRVYHSMAAVQRKLYVLGGNDLDYNNDRILVRHIDSYNIDTDQWTRCNFNLLTGQNESGVAVHNGRIYLVGGYSIWTNEPLACIQVLDVSREGKEEVFYGPTLPFASNGIAACFLPAPYFTCPNLQTLQVPHHRIGNV, encoded by the exons ATGGATGAGCTCCTCCAGTACATTCGTTTCGGCCTAATGGATGTGGACACCCTTCATACGGTTGCCCTGTCTCATCCTCTGGTCCAAGCCAGTGAGACAGCAACAGCCCTCGTCAATGAGGCCTTGGAGTACCACCAGAGCATCTATGCACAGCCAGTGTGGCAGACCCGAAGGACCAAACCTCGCTTCCAGTCAGACACACTCTATATCATTGGTGGGAAAAAGCGGGAGGTCTGTAAAGTCAAAGAACTCCGGTATTTCAATCCAGTTGACCAAGACAATGCCCTCATAGCAGCAATAGCCAACTGGAGTGAACTGGAACCGATGCCTGTAGGCAGGAGCCACCACTGTGTTGCGGTGATGGGGGACTTCCTTTTTGTAGCAGGTGGGGAAGTGGAGCACGCTACCGGCCGGACATGTGCTGTAAGGACTGCCTGTCGCTATGATCCCCGTAGTAACTCTTGGGCCGAGATTGCACCCATGAAAAACTGCCGGGAACATTTTGTGCTGGGAGCGATGGATGAATATCTCTACGCTGTAGGAGGCCGGAATGAACTGCGTCAAGTTCTGCCCACGGTGGAGCGATACTGTCCCAAGAAGAACAAATGGACTTTTGTACAATCCTTTGACCGGTCTCTTTCATGTCATGCAGGATATGTGGCGGATGGTCTTCTTTGGATATCAG GTGGGGTAACGAATACTGCACAGTATCAGAACAGACTAATGGTGTACGAACCCAACCAG AATCAGTGGATCAGTCGAAGCCCCATGCCGCAGAGAAGGGTGTACCATTCTATGGCTGCTGTCCAGAGGAAGCTGTATGTTCTTGGGGGCAATGACTTGGACTATAATAATGATCGCATCCTTGTGCGACATATAGATTCTTATAACATAGATACAGACCAGTGGACGCGCTGCAATTTCAACCTGTTAACTG GTCAAAACGAATCCGGAGTTGCTGTCCATAATGGAAGAATATATTTAGTTGGTGGCTATTCGATTTGGACAAATGAGCCTCTGGCATGTATCCAG GTTTTGGACGTCAGCAGAGAAGGCAAAGAAGAGGTGTTCTATGGACCTACACTTCCTTTTGCTTCCAATGGAATAGCAGCATGCTTCCTTCCAGCTCCGTATTTCACATGTCCTAACCTCCAAACCCTGCAAGTGCCTCATCACAGGATTGGCAATGTCTGA
- the KLHL32 gene encoding kelch-like protein 32 isoform X4, with product MVYEPNQNQWISRSPMPQRRVYHSMAAVQRKLYVLGGNDLDYNNDRILVRHIDSYNIDTDQWTRCNFNLLTGQNESGVAVHNGRIYLVGGYSIWTNEPLACIQVLDVSREGKEEVFYGPTLPFASNGIAACFLPAPYFTCPNLQTLQVPHHRIGNV from the exons ATGGTGTACGAACCCAACCAG AATCAGTGGATCAGTCGAAGCCCCATGCCGCAGAGAAGGGTGTACCATTCTATGGCTGCTGTCCAGAGGAAGCTGTATGTTCTTGGGGGCAATGACTTGGACTATAATAATGATCGCATCCTTGTGCGACATATAGATTCTTATAACATAGATACAGACCAGTGGACGCGCTGCAATTTCAACCTGTTAACTG GTCAAAACGAATCCGGAGTTGCTGTCCATAATGGAAGAATATATTTAGTTGGTGGCTATTCGATTTGGACAAATGAGCCTCTGGCATGTATCCAG GTTTTGGACGTCAGCAGAGAAGGCAAAGAAGAGGTGTTCTATGGACCTACACTTCCTTTTGCTTCCAATGGAATAGCAGCATGCTTCCTTCCAGCTCCGTATTTCACATGTCCTAACCTCCAAACCCTGCAAGTGCCTCATCACAGGATTGGCAATGTCTGA